Proteins from one Arthrobacter sp. Soc17.1.1.1 genomic window:
- a CDS encoding ABC transporter permease, whose protein sequence is MPEPTTPIEAAATVAPTPAARTKRSAYPIEHFVADLDETPVRATDSAVSDAAPRSLWGEAWRSLRKQPLFIISAILILAVIFVALFPGLFTNEPPNENCLLENSDGGPAPGHPLGFTVQGCDILSRVVHGTQSSLTVGLFATLGVVLIGGLIGALAGFFGGWIDAVLARIGDIFFALPLILGAIVVVQLPVFQQNRNVWTLVVILVAFGWPQIARITRAAVIEVRNADFVTAARSLGVSPLGALVKHVIPNALAPVIVIATISLGTFIVAESTLSFLGIGLPPEVMSWGNDIFSAKPSLRSNPMAIFWPGLALSITVLSFIMLGDALRDALDPKARKR, encoded by the coding sequence ATGCCTGAACCGACAACACCCATCGAGGCCGCCGCGACCGTGGCACCCACGCCGGCGGCACGCACCAAGCGGTCCGCCTACCCGATCGAGCACTTCGTCGCCGACCTCGACGAGACGCCGGTACGGGCCACCGACAGCGCGGTGTCCGACGCCGCGCCCCGCAGCCTCTGGGGCGAGGCATGGCGGAGCCTGCGGAAGCAGCCGCTGTTCATCATCAGCGCGATCCTGATCCTCGCGGTCATCTTCGTGGCGCTGTTCCCCGGGCTCTTCACGAACGAGCCGCCGAACGAGAACTGCCTGCTCGAGAACTCCGACGGCGGTCCCGCCCCGGGACACCCGCTCGGCTTCACCGTCCAGGGCTGCGACATCCTCTCCCGCGTGGTGCACGGCACGCAGTCCTCACTGACCGTCGGCCTGTTCGCCACGCTCGGCGTGGTTCTGATCGGCGGCCTCATCGGCGCGCTGGCCGGTTTCTTCGGCGGCTGGATCGACGCCGTGCTCGCCCGCATCGGTGACATCTTCTTCGCGCTCCCGCTGATCCTCGGCGCCATCGTCGTGGTGCAGCTGCCCGTGTTCCAGCAGAACCGGAACGTGTGGACGCTCGTCGTGATCCTCGTGGCCTTCGGCTGGCCGCAGATCGCCCGGATCACGCGTGCCGCGGTGATCGAGGTCCGCAACGCAGACTTCGTGACGGCGGCGCGCTCGCTCGGGGTGTCCCCGCTCGGCGCCCTCGTCAAGCACGTCATCCCGAACGCGCTCGCGCCGGTCATCGTCATCGCGACGATCTCGCTCGGCACGTTCATCGTCGCGGAGTCGACGCTGTCCTTCCTCGGCATCGGCCTGCCGCCCGAGGTCATGTCGTGGGGCAACGACATCTTCTCGGCCAAGCCCTCGCTGCGCAGCAACCCCATGGCGATCTTCTGGCCGGGCCTCGCCCTGTCGATCACCGTTCTGAGCTTCATCATGCTGGGCGACGCCCTGCGTGACGCTCTCGACCCGAAGGCACGCAAACGATGA
- a CDS encoding ABC transporter permease — translation MVWYIVRRFLQLIPVFLGATLLVYFLVFSLPGDATAAICGERGCTPAVVAGLREQYNLDQPFWIQYLLYLKGVLTFDLGTNFSGRPIATIIAEVFPTTAKLAIMALVIEAVFGIVFGLIAGLRKGRIFDSSVLVLSLIVIAVPIFVLGFLMQFLIGVKLQWTNPTVSGDATFTELLLPAVVLGLVSFAYVLRLTRTSIIENVNADYVRTATAKGLSRRRVVVVHVLRNSLIPVVTFLGADLGALMGGAIVTEGIFNVNGVGNTLYRAVLNGDGPMVVSIVTFLILIFCLANLLVDLLYAWLDPRIRYA, via the coding sequence ATGGTCTGGTACATCGTCCGACGCTTCCTGCAGCTGATCCCCGTCTTCCTCGGCGCCACGCTGCTGGTGTACTTCCTCGTCTTCAGCCTCCCCGGCGATGCCACCGCGGCCATCTGCGGCGAGCGCGGCTGCACGCCCGCCGTCGTCGCGGGCCTCCGCGAGCAGTACAACCTGGACCAGCCCTTCTGGATCCAGTACCTGCTGTACCTCAAGGGCGTGCTGACGTTCGATCTCGGCACCAACTTCTCGGGCCGCCCGATCGCCACGATCATCGCCGAGGTCTTCCCGACCACCGCGAAGCTCGCCATCATGGCCCTGGTCATCGAAGCCGTCTTCGGCATCGTCTTCGGCCTCATCGCGGGCCTGCGCAAGGGCAGGATCTTCGACTCCTCCGTCCTCGTGCTGTCCCTGATCGTCATCGCGGTCCCCATCTTCGTGCTCGGGTTCCTGATGCAGTTCCTCATCGGGGTCAAGCTGCAGTGGACCAATCCGACGGTGAGCGGCGACGCCACCTTCACGGAGCTCCTGCTCCCGGCCGTGGTCCTCGGGCTGGTGTCCTTCGCCTACGTACTGCGCCTGACCCGCACGAGCATCATCGAGAACGTGAACGCGGACTACGTCCGGACGGCGACGGCCAAGGGCCTCAGCCGCAGGCGCGTCGTCGTCGTGCATGTCCTCCGCAACTCGCTGATCCCCGTCGTGACCTTCCTCGGCGCCGACCTCGGCGCCCTCATGGGCGGCGCGATCGTCACCGAAGGCATCTTCAACGTCAACGGGGTCGGCAACACCCTCTACCGCGCCGTGCTCAACGGTGACGGACCGATGGTCGTCTCGATCGTCACGTTCCTGATCCTCATCTTCTGCCTGGCGAACCTGCTGGTGGATCTCCTGTACGCGTGGCTGGACCCAAGGATTCGATATGCCTGA
- a CDS encoding peptide ABC transporter substrate-binding protein, whose protein sequence is MRFTRTSKMLSIAALAALSLSACGGGSSESGTTSGTTGSTDAVIVVDGSEPQNPLIPTSTNEVGGGAILDLIFAGLVSYDAEGKPQNEMAESIETEDAQTYTITLKEGKTFTNGDPVTSSSFVDAWNYGAAAKNAQLSSYFFESIEGYDEASAEGSTVETMSGLTVVDDQTFTVKLSQPESDWPLRLGYSAFFPLPAAALEDPAAFGENPIGNGPYKFASEGAWQHNQQIELVPNDEYEGPQAAQNAGVTFKIYQNDTTAYQDLISDNLDVLKTIPTSDIKNFKNDLGERSIESPYAGNQTIAIPYYLPNWDGEAGKLRRQALSMAINRDEITEVIFNNGRTPAKDFTAPVLDGYSEDLPGSENLEYNPDEAKKLWAEAEKIAPYDESQPLTIGYNADKGDHKTWVEAVVNNIKNNLGIEISGKPYATFKEARTEATEETLSGALRAGWQADYPSLYNFLGPIYATGAGSNDARYSNPEFDQQLTEGLAASSVEEGNEAMNQAQEQLLEDLPAIPLWYQVAQGGWSNNVDNVEFGWNGVPLYYAITGK, encoded by the coding sequence ATGCGTTTCACGCGCACTTCCAAGATGCTCAGCATCGCGGCCCTCGCCGCACTGTCACTCAGCGCATGCGGTGGCGGAAGCTCTGAGTCCGGCACCACCAGCGGCACCACCGGCAGCACGGACGCGGTCATCGTCGTCGATGGCTCCGAGCCCCAGAACCCGCTGATCCCCACCAGCACCAACGAGGTGGGCGGCGGAGCGATCCTCGACCTGATCTTCGCGGGTCTGGTCAGCTACGACGCCGAGGGCAAGCCCCAGAACGAGATGGCCGAGTCCATCGAGACCGAGGACGCCCAGACCTACACGATCACGCTGAAGGAAGGCAAGACCTTCACCAACGGTGATCCCGTGACCTCCAGCTCCTTCGTGGACGCCTGGAACTACGGTGCCGCCGCGAAGAACGCGCAGCTCTCGAGCTACTTCTTCGAGAGCATCGAGGGCTACGACGAGGCCAGCGCCGAGGGCTCCACCGTGGAGACCATGAGCGGCCTCACCGTCGTCGACGACCAGACCTTCACCGTCAAGCTGTCGCAGCCGGAGTCCGACTGGCCGCTGCGCCTGGGCTACAGCGCGTTCTTCCCGCTGCCCGCCGCCGCCCTCGAGGATCCCGCCGCGTTCGGCGAGAACCCGATCGGCAACGGCCCCTACAAGTTCGCCTCCGAGGGTGCCTGGCAGCACAACCAGCAGATCGAACTCGTCCCGAACGACGAGTACGAAGGCCCCCAGGCCGCCCAGAACGCCGGTGTGACGTTCAAGATCTACCAGAACGACACCACGGCCTACCAGGACCTGATCTCGGACAACCTGGACGTCCTCAAGACGATCCCGACGAGCGACATCAAGAACTTCAAGAACGACCTCGGCGAGCGCTCCATCGAGTCGCCGTACGCGGGCAACCAGACCATCGCCATCCCGTACTACCTCCCGAACTGGGACGGCGAGGCCGGCAAGCTCCGCCGCCAGGCACTGTCGATGGCCATCAACCGTGACGAGATCACCGAGGTCATCTTCAACAACGGCCGCACGCCTGCCAAGGACTTCACCGCCCCCGTCCTCGACGGCTACAGCGAGGACCTGCCCGGCAGCGAGAACCTCGAGTACAACCCGGACGAGGCCAAGAAGCTCTGGGCCGAGGCCGAGAAGATCGCGCCCTACGACGAGTCGCAGCCCCTGACCATCGGCTATAACGCCGACAAGGGCGACCACAAGACGTGGGTCGAGGCCGTGGTGAACAACATCAAGAACAACCTCGGCATCGAGATCTCGGGCAAGCCGTACGCCACCTTCAAGGAAGCCCGCACGGAAGCCACGGAGGAGACCCTCTCGGGTGCCCTGCGCGCCGGCTGGCAGGCCGACTACCCGTCGCTGTACAACTTCCTCGGACCCATCTACGCCACCGGCGCCGGGTCCAACGATGCCCGCTACAGCAACCCCGAGTTCGACCAGCAGCTGACCGAAGGACTCGCCGCCAGCTCCGTCGAGGAGGGCAACGAGGCCATGAACCAGGCCCAGGAGCAGCTCCTCGAGGACCTCCCGGCCATCCCGCTGTGGTACCAGGTCGCCCAGGGCGGCTGGAGCAACAACGTGGACAACGTCGAGTTCGGCTGGAACGGTGTTCCGCTCTACTACGCCATCACCGGCAAGTAA
- a CDS encoding ABC transporter ATP-binding protein, protein MSTQVIGGTGGSDDGDHGDHGDRGDHGDRGDHGADGPARRGPVLEVRDLCVDFGVDKRWVPAAIDLTYEVHAGEVLAIVGESGSGKSASSMSLLGLLPSNSRVRGEVLLNGQDVLTMPAARLREVRGNDVAVIFQEPMTALNPVYTVGFQIVETLRLHNEISPDEARQRALRLLQMVELPDPEKAFRSYPHQLSGGQRQRAMIAQSLSCDPKLLIADEPTTALDVTVQAEILDLMRNLRNQLNSAIVLITHDMGVVADLADRIAVMRKGRIVETGTADQIFNHPQHEYTRALLAAVPHLGQGDGNDDVDITAALAAATHTELQTVDRDELERRERDVLAQLAGEDRTAPSTGDPVLELVDVAIEYPKQGRVPAFRAVEGANLTVYPGQVIGLVGESGSGKTTIGRAAVGLLPVAEGSLRVVGTDISGFRPSSRELVKVRRHIGMVFQDPSSSLNPRLPIGESIGEPMLLAGEAKGAALQKRIETLLDQVELPRSYRNRYPHELSGGQKQRVGIARALSLKPKLMVADEPTSALDVSVQARVLELFQHLQRDLGFACLFVTHDLAVVDVLADHICVMKRGRIVEQGPRDQILRRPQDPYTQRLLAAVPLPDPALQRERRELRAKLLASTD, encoded by the coding sequence ATGAGCACCCAGGTGATCGGCGGCACGGGCGGCAGCGACGACGGGGACCACGGGGACCACGGGGATCGCGGGGACCACGGGGATCGCGGGGATCACGGCGCGGACGGCCCCGCCCGCCGTGGTCCCGTGCTCGAGGTCCGCGATCTCTGCGTGGACTTCGGCGTGGACAAGCGGTGGGTGCCGGCGGCCATCGACCTGACCTACGAGGTTCACGCCGGTGAGGTGCTGGCGATCGTCGGCGAATCCGGGTCCGGCAAGAGCGCGAGCTCCATGTCGCTGCTGGGGCTGCTGCCCTCGAACAGCCGCGTGAGGGGCGAGGTGCTGCTCAACGGACAGGACGTCCTCACCATGCCCGCCGCGAGGCTGCGGGAGGTGCGCGGCAACGACGTCGCCGTCATCTTCCAGGAGCCCATGACGGCGCTGAACCCCGTCTACACCGTGGGCTTCCAGATCGTCGAGACGCTGCGCCTGCACAACGAGATCTCGCCGGACGAGGCCCGGCAGCGGGCCCTGCGCCTGCTGCAGATGGTCGAGCTGCCGGACCCGGAGAAGGCGTTCAGGTCCTACCCGCACCAGCTCTCGGGCGGGCAGCGGCAGCGCGCGATGATCGCCCAGTCCCTGTCCTGCGACCCGAAGCTCCTGATCGCCGACGAGCCCACGACGGCCCTCGACGTCACCGTGCAGGCCGAGATCCTCGACCTGATGCGCAACCTGCGGAACCAGCTCAACAGTGCGATCGTCCTGATCACGCACGACATGGGCGTGGTGGCGGACCTCGCCGACCGCATCGCCGTCATGCGGAAGGGCCGGATCGTGGAGACCGGCACCGCGGACCAGATCTTCAACCACCCGCAGCACGAGTACACCAGGGCGCTCCTGGCCGCCGTGCCGCACCTCGGGCAGGGTGACGGCAACGACGACGTCGACATCACGGCCGCGCTCGCCGCAGCGACCCACACCGAGCTGCAGACCGTGGACCGTGACGAACTGGAGCGCCGCGAGCGCGACGTGCTCGCGCAGCTCGCGGGGGAGGACCGGACGGCGCCGAGCACCGGAGACCCCGTCCTGGAGCTCGTCGACGTGGCGATCGAGTATCCCAAGCAGGGCCGCGTCCCGGCGTTCCGCGCCGTCGAGGGGGCGAACCTGACCGTGTACCCCGGGCAGGTCATCGGGCTCGTGGGGGAGTCCGGCTCGGGCAAGACGACGATCGGCCGTGCCGCCGTCGGGTTGCTGCCCGTCGCGGAGGGCTCGCTCAGGGTCGTGGGGACGGACATCTCGGGATTCCGGCCCAGCTCCCGCGAGCTCGTGAAGGTCCGCCGTCACATCGGCATGGTGTTCCAGGACCCGTCGTCGTCGCTCAACCCGCGGCTCCCGATCGGCGAGAGCATCGGCGAGCCGATGCTCCTCGCGGGCGAGGCCAAGGGCGCCGCGCTGCAGAAGCGCATCGAGACCCTGCTCGACCAGGTGGAACTGCCCCGCTCCTACCGGAACCGCTACCCACACGAGCTGTCGGGCGGGCAGAAGCAGCGCGTCGGGATCGCACGCGCCCTGTCCCTGAAGCCGAAGCTCATGGTCGCGGACGAGCCGACGTCGGCCCTGGACGTCTCCGTGCAGGCGAGGGTGCTCGAGCTCTTCCAGCACCTGCAGCGCGACCTCGGGTTCGCCTGCCTGTTCGTCACGCACGACCTCGCCGTGGTGGACGTGCTGGCCGACCACATCTGCGTGATGAAGCGCGGGCGCATCGTGGAGCAGGGGCCCCGGGACCAGATCCTGCGGCGCCCCCAGGATCCGTACACGCAGCGCCTGCTGGCCGCGGTCCCGCTGCCGGACCCGGCGCTGCAGCGCGAGCGCCGCGAACTGAGGGCCAAACTCCTCGCCTCCACCGACTGA